The following proteins are encoded in a genomic region of Streptococcus cristatus AS 1.3089:
- the rpsO gene encoding 30S ribosomal protein S15, which yields MAISKEKKNEIIAQYARHEGDTGSVEVQVAVLTWEINHLNDHIKQHKKDHATYRGLMKKIGRRRNLLAYLRKNDVNRYRELINSLGLRR from the coding sequence ATGGCAATCTCAAAAGAGAAAAAAAATGAAATCATTGCACAATACGCACGTCACGAAGGTGACACTGGTTCAGTAGAGGTTCAAGTTGCTGTCCTTACTTGGGAAATCAACCACCTTAACGACCACATCAAACAACACAAAAAAGACCACGCTACTTACCGTGGTTTGATGAAGAAAATCGGTCGCCGTCGTAACTTGCTTGCATACTTGCGTAAAAACGACGTTAACCGTTACCGTGAGTTAATCAACTCTCTAGGACTTCGTCGCTAA
- a CDS encoding ATP-dependent Clp protease ATP-binding subunit: protein MNNNYNNFNSMDDLFNQLMGRMGGYNSEHRRYLINGREVTPEEFAQYRATGKLPGQMASEQDLQAGAHGPKQDGILAKLGRNLTQEAREGKLDPVIGRNKEIQETAEILSRRTKNNPVLVGDAGVGKTAVVEGLAQAIVNGDVPAAIKNKEIISVDISGLEAGTQYRGSFEENIQNLVNEVKEAGNVILFFDEIHQILGAGSTGGDSGSKGLADILKPALSRGELTVIGATTQDEYRNTILKNAALARRFNEVKVNAPSAEDTYQILRGIRDLYEKHHNVILPDEVLKAAVDYSVQYIPQRSLPDKAIDLVDVTAAHLAAQHPVTDVHAVEHEIAEQKDKQEAAVEKEDYEAALNAKTRIEELEKKIQNHTEDMKVTATVNDVAESVERMTGVPVSQMGASDIERLKGMNDRLKAKVIGQDKAVEAVARAIRRNRAGFDEGNRPIGSFLFVGPTGVGKTELAKQLALDMFGTKDAIIRLDMSEYSDRTAVSKLIGTTAGYVGYDDNNNTLTERVRRNPYSIILLDEIEKADPQVITLLLQVLDDGRLTDGQGNTVNFKNTVIIATSNAGFGYEAGLEEDAEKPELMDRLKHYFRPEFLNRFNAVIEFSHLKKEDLMEIVNLMLVEVNQTLSKKEIDLAVSDAAKEFLRDAGYDQVMGVRPLRRVIEQQIRDKVTDFHLDNLDAKHLTADMEDGTLVIRAKSAE from the coding sequence ATGAACAACAATTACAACAATTTTAACAGTATGGATGACCTTTTCAACCAACTCATGGGGCGTATGGGTGGCTACAATAGCGAACACCGGCGTTACTTGATCAATGGTAGAGAGGTCACACCGGAAGAGTTTGCTCAGTACCGAGCTACTGGAAAGCTCCCTGGTCAAATGGCTAGCGAACAGGATTTGCAAGCTGGAGCGCATGGGCCTAAGCAAGACGGCATTCTGGCTAAGCTAGGTCGCAATCTGACCCAAGAAGCGCGTGAAGGCAAGCTGGATCCAGTCATTGGACGCAATAAGGAAATCCAAGAAACAGCGGAAATCCTTTCCCGCCGGACCAAGAATAATCCAGTTCTGGTCGGAGATGCAGGTGTCGGAAAGACCGCTGTCGTAGAAGGATTGGCTCAGGCTATCGTCAATGGTGACGTGCCAGCGGCCATCAAGAACAAAGAAATTATTTCTGTTGATATTTCTGGCTTGGAAGCTGGTACTCAATATCGTGGTAGCTTTGAAGAAAATATCCAAAACTTGGTCAATGAAGTCAAGGAAGCCGGGAATGTTATCCTCTTCTTTGACGAAATCCATCAAATTCTGGGTGCAGGATCTACTGGCGGAGACAGTGGTTCTAAGGGACTGGCAGATATTCTCAAACCAGCGCTTTCGCGTGGTGAACTGACTGTTATCGGGGCTACTACTCAGGACGAGTACCGCAATACTATTCTCAAAAATGCAGCTTTAGCTCGTCGTTTCAATGAAGTTAAGGTCAATGCACCGTCTGCTGAGGATACTTATCAGATCCTTCGAGGTATTCGGGACCTGTATGAAAAGCACCACAATGTCATCCTGCCGGATGAAGTGCTGAAAGCGGCTGTGGATTACTCTGTTCAGTATATTCCACAACGGAGCCTGCCAGACAAGGCCATTGACCTGGTCGACGTGACTGCTGCCCACCTGGCAGCCCAGCATCCAGTAACCGATGTCCATGCGGTTGAACATGAGATTGCTGAGCAAAAAGACAAACAGGAAGCAGCTGTTGAGAAAGAAGATTATGAAGCAGCTCTGAATGCCAAGACCCGCATCGAAGAGCTGGAAAAGAAAATTCAAAACCACACCGAGGATATGAAGGTAACGGCGACAGTCAACGATGTAGCTGAGTCTGTTGAGCGGATGACGGGAGTGCCGGTATCTCAGATGGGTGCCAGCGACATTGAGCGCCTCAAGGGCATGAATGACCGCCTCAAAGCCAAAGTTATTGGCCAAGACAAGGCTGTAGAAGCTGTGGCTAGAGCCATCCGCCGTAACCGTGCAGGCTTTGACGAAGGTAACCGTCCGATCGGCAGCTTCCTCTTCGTTGGTCCGACAGGGGTTGGTAAGACTGAGTTGGCTAAGCAACTGGCTCTGGATATGTTCGGTACCAAGGATGCTATCATCCGTCTGGACATGTCTGAGTACTCTGACCGCACCGCTGTTTCCAAGCTGATTGGTACGACTGCTGGTTATGTCGGCTATGATGACAACAACAACACTCTGACCGAGCGCGTGCGCCGCAATCCATACTCTATCATTCTCTTGGATGAGATTGAAAAGGCTGATCCACAAGTGATTACCCTTCTCCTTCAAGTTCTGGATGATGGACGTTTGACGGATGGTCAAGGGAATACAGTCAACTTCAAGAACACGGTTATCATTGCAACTTCTAATGCTGGCTTTGGCTATGAAGCAGGCTTGGAAGAGGATGCAGAAAAGCCTGAGCTGATGGATCGACTCAAACATTATTTCCGCCCAGAGTTCCTCAATCGTTTCAATGCAGTGATCGAGTTCTCTCATCTCAAGAAAGAAGATTTGATGGAAATTGTGAATCTCATGCTGGTTGAAGTAAATCAAACTTTGAGCAAGAAGGAAATTGATCTGGCTGTATCTGATGCAGCTAAGGAGTTCCTGCGTGATGCTGGTTATGACCAAGTCATGGGTGTTCGTCCACTCCGCCGTGTCATCGAGCAGCAAATTCGTGACAAGGTGACTGACTTCCACTTGGATAACCTAGATGCTAAGCACCTGACTGCAGATATGGAAGATGGAACTTTGGTGATCCGTGCAAAATCAGCAGAATAA
- a CDS encoding aldo/keto reductase translates to MKYLEFGESKREISQIIIGLMRIAQMTPKEVEELIETALSVGINAFDLADIYGGGKCEEILGQVLKNRPDLRAKMWIQSKVGIRIEEFTYFDFSKDHILEATDGILQRLGVDHLDSLLLHRPDALMEPSEIAEAFDLLKSQGKVLDFGVSNQNPMMMELLKTEVKQPLVANQLQLSAAFSPAFEAGFHVNMEGAAANMRDGSIFEYCRLNDVVIQAWSVLQHSYFEGVFVGSDKYPKLNTVLNRLADKYQISASTVAIAWVLRYPAHMQAVIGTTKASRIIESAKAADIELTRKEWYEIYWASGKDLP, encoded by the coding sequence ATGAAATACCTTGAATTTGGAGAAAGCAAGCGAGAAATTTCCCAGATTATCATAGGGCTGATGCGAATTGCCCAAATGACACCCAAAGAGGTGGAAGAACTGATCGAAACAGCCTTGTCAGTCGGGATCAATGCTTTCGATCTCGCCGATATCTACGGTGGAGGCAAGTGCGAAGAAATTCTGGGACAAGTGCTCAAAAATCGACCTGACCTGCGGGCTAAGATGTGGATTCAGTCCAAGGTGGGAATCCGCATAGAAGAATTCACCTACTTCGACTTTTCCAAAGACCATATCCTCGAAGCAACGGATGGTATTTTACAGCGTCTAGGTGTAGACCATCTGGACTCTCTGCTCTTGCATCGCCCTGATGCCCTGATGGAGCCCAGTGAAATCGCTGAAGCTTTTGATCTGCTTAAATCTCAAGGGAAGGTTCTTGATTTTGGAGTGTCCAACCAGAATCCTATGATGATGGAGCTACTAAAAACAGAGGTCAAGCAGCCCTTGGTAGCAAATCAGCTCCAACTAAGCGCAGCTTTCTCACCTGCTTTTGAAGCTGGCTTCCACGTTAACATGGAGGGAGCAGCCGCAAATATGCGCGACGGTAGCATTTTCGAATACTGCCGCCTGAACGACGTCGTGATTCAAGCCTGGTCTGTCCTCCAACATAGCTATTTTGAAGGCGTTTTTGTCGGTTCGGATAAATACCCCAAGCTCAATACCGTCCTCAACCGACTGGCCGACAAATATCAAATATCAGCATCCACAGTGGCTATTGCTTGGGTGCTACGCTATCCAGCTCACATGCAAGCGGTCATCGGCACGACCAAGGCTAGCCGCATCATCGAATCAGCCAAGGCAGCAGATATTGAACTGACTAGAAAAGAATGGTACGAAATCTATTGGGCCTCTGGAAAAGATCTTCCTTAA
- the glmS gene encoding glutamine--fructose-6-phosphate transaminase (isomerizing), whose protein sequence is MCGIVGVVGNRNATDILMQGLEKLEYRGYDSAGIFVTTGEKSSLIKSVGRIADLRAKIGMDVAGSTGIGHTRWATHGKPSENNAHPHTSQTGRFVLVHNGVIENYLDIKNNYLSGHDFKGQTDTEITVHLIGKFAEEDGLSVLDAFRKALHIIEGSYAFALVDAQDPSTIYVAKNKSPLLIGLGEGYNMVCSDAMAMIRETSEYMEIHDKELVIVTANSVEVQDYEGNVLERGSYTAELDLSDIGKGTYPYYMLKEIDEQPTVMRKLISTYADENNQMLIDPAIIKTVQEADRIYIIAAGTSYHAGYASKRMLEELTDTPVELGISSEWGYAMPLLSKKPLFIFISQSGETADSRQVLVKANELGIPSLTVTNVPGSTLSREAKHTLLLHAGPEIAVASTKAYTAQIAALAFLAKAVGDANGNEKAKKFDLVHELSIVAQSIESTLSEKELIESKVRDLLAETRSAFYIGRGQDYYVAMEASLKLKEISYIQCEGFAAGELKHGTISLIEEGTPVLALLSDEVLASHTRGNVSEVVARGAKVLTIAEENVAKDGDDIVLSQVHPYLSPISMVVPTQLIAYFATLHRGLDVDKPRNLAKSVTVE, encoded by the coding sequence ATGTGTGGAATCGTCGGAGTTGTGGGAAACCGCAATGCAACAGATATTTTAATGCAAGGACTTGAAAAGTTAGAATACCGAGGCTATGATTCGGCTGGAATTTTTGTGACAACAGGAGAAAAATCTAGCCTGATCAAGTCTGTTGGCCGAATTGCAGATCTTCGTGCCAAGATTGGCATGGATGTAGCGGGTTCAACAGGTATTGGACATACCCGCTGGGCAACCCACGGAAAACCAAGTGAGAATAACGCCCATCCTCACACTTCTCAGACAGGTCGTTTTGTTTTGGTTCACAATGGTGTGATTGAAAATTACCTGGATATCAAAAATAACTATCTTTCTGGTCATGATTTTAAAGGGCAGACAGATACAGAAATTACAGTTCATTTGATTGGGAAATTCGCGGAAGAAGACGGTCTCTCTGTTCTTGACGCTTTCCGCAAGGCTCTTCACATTATCGAAGGTTCTTACGCTTTTGCCTTGGTAGACGCTCAGGATCCTTCTACGATCTACGTTGCCAAAAACAAATCTCCGCTTTTGATCGGCTTGGGCGAAGGCTACAATATGGTCTGCTCCGATGCCATGGCTATGATTCGTGAGACCAGCGAATACATGGAAATCCATGATAAAGAGCTGGTTATCGTGACGGCTAATAGCGTAGAAGTGCAGGACTACGAAGGCAATGTTCTTGAACGTGGTAGCTATACAGCTGAGCTGGACCTGTCTGATATCGGCAAAGGCACTTATCCTTACTACATGCTGAAGGAAATTGACGAGCAGCCGACCGTGATGCGGAAGCTGATCAGCACCTATGCGGATGAAAATAATCAGATGCTGATTGATCCTGCGATCATCAAGACAGTTCAAGAAGCTGATCGTATTTATATCATTGCTGCTGGAACTTCTTATCATGCTGGTTACGCTTCTAAACGAATGCTGGAAGAGTTGACGGATACGCCAGTTGAGCTGGGCATTTCTTCAGAATGGGGCTATGCTATGCCGCTTCTGAGCAAGAAGCCACTCTTTATCTTCATCAGCCAATCTGGTGAGACAGCTGATAGCCGCCAAGTCTTGGTCAAGGCTAATGAGCTGGGTATTCCTAGTCTGACAGTGACCAATGTGCCAGGCTCAACCTTGTCTCGTGAAGCCAAGCATACTCTGCTTCTCCATGCTGGACCAGAAATTGCCGTGGCTTCAACCAAAGCCTATACCGCGCAAATCGCTGCCCTAGCTTTCTTGGCCAAGGCAGTCGGTGATGCCAATGGCAACGAAAAAGCTAAGAAGTTTGATTTGGTTCATGAGCTGTCTATCGTAGCCCAGTCTATCGAGTCTACCCTTTCTGAGAAAGAATTGATCGAAAGCAAGGTTCGTGACTTGTTGGCAGAAACTCGCAGCGCCTTTTATATCGGTCGTGGTCAGGACTATTATGTGGCGATGGAAGCCAGCCTTAAGCTTAAGGAAATTTCCTACATTCAGTGTGAAGGCTTTGCGGCAGGAGAACTCAAGCATGGTACTATTTCTCTGATTGAAGAGGGAACACCTGTTCTAGCTCTGCTTTCAGACGAAGTCTTGGCTAGCCATACTCGCGGAAATGTTTCTGAAGTTGTGGCGCGTGGAGCCAAGGTGTTGACCATTGCGGAGGAAAATGTGGCTAAGGATGGAGACGATATTGTCCTGAGCCAAGTTCACCCTTACCTGTCACCAATTTCGATGGTGGTACCGACTCAATTGATTGCTTATTTTGCAACCTTGCACCGCGGTTTGGATGTAGATAAACCACGCAACCTCGCTAAGTCTGTAACGGTAGAATAA
- a CDS encoding NAD(P)/FAD-dependent oxidoreductase, translating to MNHFDTIIIGGGPAGMMATISSSFYGQKTLLLEKNKRLGKKLAGTGGGRCNVTNNGNLDDLMAGIPGNGRFLYSVFSQFDNHDIINFFTENGVKLKVEDHGRVFPVTDKSRTIIEALEKKIAELGGTVITNTEIVSVKKTDELFTVRSSDQAWTCQKLIVTTGGKSYPSTGSTGFGHDIARHFKHTVTDLEAAESPLLTDFPHKALQGISLDDVTLSYGKHIITHDLLFTHFGLSGPAALRLSSFVKGGETIYLDVLPQMSQQDLADFLEEHREKSLKNCLKILLPERIADFFTQPFPEKVKQLNLSEKEALIKQIKELPISVTGKMSLAKSFVTKGGVSLKEINPKTLESKLVPGLHFAGEVLDINAHTGGFNITSALCTGWVAGSLHYD from the coding sequence ATGAACCATTTCGACACAATCATCATTGGCGGAGGACCAGCTGGCATGATGGCTACCATTTCCAGTTCTTTCTACGGACAGAAGACCCTGCTCCTTGAGAAAAATAAACGACTGGGCAAGAAACTTGCCGGTACAGGCGGCGGTCGCTGCAATGTGACCAACAACGGAAACCTAGATGACCTCATGGCCGGCATTCCAGGCAACGGGCGCTTTCTTTATAGCGTTTTTTCCCAGTTTGACAACCATGACATCATCAACTTCTTTACAGAGAATGGCGTCAAACTCAAGGTCGAAGACCACGGCCGTGTTTTCCCAGTGACAGACAAATCCCGCACCATTATCGAAGCTTTGGAAAAGAAAATTGCAGAGCTGGGCGGCACTGTCATCACCAATACTGAAATCGTCTCCGTCAAAAAAACTGATGAGCTTTTTACTGTCAGATCCAGCGACCAGGCTTGGACCTGTCAGAAATTGATTGTGACGACTGGTGGCAAGTCCTACCCTTCAACTGGCTCGACTGGCTTCGGTCATGATATTGCCCGACACTTCAAGCACACGGTGACTGACCTAGAAGCTGCTGAAAGTCCTCTTTTGACTGACTTTCCTCACAAAGCGCTTCAGGGGATTTCGCTGGATGATGTGACCCTAAGCTACGGCAAGCATATAATTACCCACGACCTGCTCTTTACCCACTTTGGTCTGTCAGGGCCAGCAGCCCTGCGCTTGTCTAGCTTTGTCAAGGGTGGCGAAACCATTTATCTGGATGTCTTGCCTCAGATGAGTCAGCAGGATTTGGCAGACTTTTTAGAAGAACATCGGGAAAAATCGCTGAAGAACTGCCTGAAAATCCTCCTACCCGAGCGAATAGCAGACTTTTTTACCCAGCCCTTTCCCGAGAAAGTCAAACAACTCAATCTCAGTGAAAAAGAGGCCCTCATCAAGCAAATCAAAGAACTGCCCATCTCTGTCACTGGCAAAATGTCTCTGGCTAAGTCCTTTGTAACAAAGGGCGGCGTCAGTCTCAAAGAAATCAACCCTAAAACTCTGGAAAGTAAACTGGTTCCCGGTCTCCACTTTGCCGGTGAGGTCCTAGACATCAATGCCCACACGGGCGGCTTCAATATCACCTCCGCCCTTTGCACCGGCTGGGTGGCAGGAAGTTTGCATTATGATTAA